A segment of the Staphylococcus ratti genome:
AAGGACTACGATGATTATCGTGACACATGACCCTAAAGTGGCAGCACAAGCGGATCGTGTTATTCATATTTTAGATGGACGTGTTCAAAAAGAAGAGGTGAATGTACATGAGTAATTTTAACAATATTATCCATGTCGCCTTACGTTCAATAATGAAAAATAAACGTCGTAATATTTTTACGATGATTGGTATTATTATTGGGATTGCAGCAGTAATTACGATCATGGCACTTGGTAATGGATTTAAAGAGTCTGCAAATGAGCAATTTGATGATGCAGGTGCATCTAAAGATACGGTGCTCGTTGACTTCATAGATAAGCATTTAGAACAAGGGGGACAGCCTGCCAATACTAATCCTTTTACAGCATCAGACTTAGACCTTACCCGCCAAGTGAAAGGCGTGACGAATGCCTCTATTAAAACAAACAATAAAAATGGTTTGACAAGTGAAGCGAAAAGTACGGACAAAAAATCAGATATTACGATAAAGTCTCCAAAATCAGCGACGGATGTTCAAGAAGGCGCGGGTTACACGTCTGATGAAAATGAAATAGCAGAACGTGTGGCAACAATTAGTTCAGACGTTGCCGAGAGCTTGTTCAAAGGTAAAGCAGTGGGGAAAACGATTTATATTGATGGTATGGATTTTAAAGTTGCAGGTATTCAAGATGATATGATGGTACCGAATCTCGTTCAAATTCCACCTCAAACGGTCAAACGTTATTTACCCAATTTAAAACCGTCAATGCCACAATTGGAAATTAAATTTAATGGTGCTACAAATAAAAAAGAAGTGGCGAATGCTGTCGCGGATAAGCTGAATAAGAATGGATCAGCAGCAGGAGACGGCACATATCAATATACGGACATGGAAGCGTTAATGAAAAACATCAATAAAGTGTTCGACGGCATTACATACTTTGTCGCTGCCGTCGCAGGTATTTCTCTATTTATTGCGGGTATTGGTGTAATGAACGTGATGTACATTTCTGTTGCGGAACGTACGGAAGAAATAGCTATTCGACGTGCATTTGGTGCAAAAGGCCGTGATATTGAAATGCAATTTTTAATTGAAAGTATCATTTTATGTTTAATCGGTGGTATTATAGGATTGTTAATTGGTATCGGTATTGCTGCTATTGTAGACGCCTTAACGCCAGATTATATTCGCAGTTCTGTCACATTCGGTTCTGTGTTGCTAGCAGTAGGTGTTTCGACATTTATTGGAATTGTATTCGGATGGGTGCCGGCACGCGCAGCTTCTAAAAAAGAGTTGATTGATATTATTAAATAAAGTGACAGGTATAAGAGCTAGTTGAAACGCAAATGCACGTTTCCTAGCTCTTTTTGAACTTTCAAAAGTTCGCCTAATGAAGCATTTAAAATTCACAAACACGTTTTATCTTATAAAATGAAGTGGTATATAATAAAGATACATATTTTATATTGGAGGCGTAAAATGATGAAAACACTTTTTAAAGTATGTGCTTATATTGCTGGAGGTATTGGCGTCGCGATGATGTGGGCAGTCGCGATTTTAACAGTGCAGCAATATCGTGTAGACGATCATATGGCTGAAGATATTAAAGCATCGTAAGAAAATTTGAGGAGGCAACGGGGATGCAAAGAAACTATTATTTCCATCATGTAGAACATCGAAAGCGACAAAAAAGTTCTAAAAAGACATTATGGATATCATTAATTATTACATTATTTTTTACAATTGTGGAGTTTGTTGGCGGTATTTTATCAAACTCTCTTGCATTACTTTCAGATTCATTCCATATGTTAAGTGATGTGATTGCGCTTGGCTTGTCCATGGTGGCGATTTACTTTGCGAGCCGTAAACCTACAGGAAAATACACCTTTGGTTATTTGCGATTTGAAATTATTGCAGCTTTTTTAAATGGTTTAGCTTTAGCAATCATTTCCTTATGGATATTTTACGAAGCCATTATGCGTATTATTTATCCGAAACCTGTAGAAAGTGGGTTAATGTTAGTCATCGCAACGATCGGCTTAATTGTAAACATTGTACTGACTATTATTTTGATGCGTTCACTTAAAAATGAAAATAACATCAATATTCAAAGTGCACTTTGGCATTTTATTGGCGATTTATTAAATTCAGTAGGAGTTATAGTTGCCGTTGTACTCATTTATTTTACCGGTATTCAAATGATTGACCCGATTTTAAGTATGATTATTGCGGTCATCATTTTGCGCGGTGGATACAAAATCATGAAAAATGCAGCTTTCATTTTAATGGAATCTGTACCAGCTCATTTAGATACGGATGAAATTATGGATGACATGAAAAGTGTGGATCAAGTTTTAGATGTGCATGAATTTCACTTATGGTCGATTACGACAGAGCATTATTCTTTAAGTGCGCATGTCGTATTGGACAGTAAAAGTGGACAAGATGCGTATGAAACAATTAACAAATTGGAGCGCTTATTGAAAGAAAAGTATGGTTTAGCTCATACGACGCTTCAAATTGAACATTTAGAAATGAACCATTTAGACGAAGCTTATTTTAGTGATATAAAATAACGTAAGGGGCGGGACAACGAAATCAAATAGATTTCTGTCCCGCTCCCTTTTTATGGTTTTCTGGTTGTTTTTGACCTGCTAGTAATAGTAGCCAAGTGACGAGTATAAAGGGCAATGTCAAAATTGGTATGCCGAATGGCTCTAAAAATGTGGTTGTTGCTCCGTATACCATTGGCGTTAAAATGACGACAAGTAAAAACATAAGGTAACGATTAAGATGTGTCAATTTTTTAAAGGTAACGCTAATGGCAATAATCGATAAAATTAAATTATAACCAAAAAGTCCGTGATTTAAAGAGGTAATATCCGAACCTAATGTATAAACGAAAAGTAATGATAGTAAATTGGCGATGATCACAAAGAATCCAACCCGTCGTGAAGCTACAAAAAATGCGACAATAATTAAAATTCCAGAAAGGACATTTTCGACGAGAAAAATTTGACTCATACTATTAAAAAAAGCTGCGATAGGATGAACTGGTTCAGTCAAATCAATAGTGACGACATTTTTAAGTGGTAACACTTTTATCGTACTTTTCAAAAACTCGAACTGTGGTTTCATCAAGAGTACTATCCACGACATTATTACAAAAGGTGTCGTAAGTTCAGGTATTTCAAAACGCTTTAAAACAGTTTGTATCGCTTTAGCCACAGGCATTACGACAATCGTGGCAATGAGACATACGATAAATGTTTGCCATGTCATAACCATAAATAAAGTTAAAGCGATGGCCACAAGGACACTATTAAATCCTGCTAAACCTGCATGAATCTCTCTTTTTGTATATCCGAACCATGGCGCAGTTAGAAGGCTAAGTGTACTGCCTATCATCGCTGCAAGGCCTACTTTCCAATCTCCGATCCATAAGGCGATTAAAATAAGTAATCCCGTCCATACATTTTCAAGTAGCACGACTTGTGAAATATTTTTCAAAAAAGTTTGAAGTGACAAAGGCAAGTTGAATACCCTCTTTCTCAAAAATTGGCTCCAGTATATTATTAATGTTATGAAAAGATTTATTACTATTTTTAAAAAGTGTGTTATTGGCGGTTATTCTAAAACTGAAGTCTAGTTAATTATAAAATACTTTTCTAAAATAGTATAATTATTTGAAGAGCAGCATACGAAGGATTATAATTTGTGTGTGGTTTTTAAATTCCATTGAGGAGTGTGTATGTTAATGAACTTTACACAACGTGAGCAAGATAAATTAATGATTGTTGTAGCAGCGGATTTAGCACGGCGACGCAAAGCACGTGGATTAAAGTTAAATCATCCGGAAGCGGTCGCCTTGATTAGTTATGAAATATTAGAAGGGGCAAGGGATGGTAAATCGGTAGCTGAATTAATGAGCTATGGACGCGAAATTTTATCTAAAGATGATGTGATGGACGGTGTGGATGCGATGGTCACAGACATTGAAATCGAGGCTACTTTTCCAGATGGTACAAAACTAGTCACAATTCATCATCCAATTGTGTAGGAGGAGATAAATATGAAACCAGGTGAAATCATTGTGCAATCAACGGAAGTCATCATAAATGAAGGACGAGAAATTACACAAATTACTGTTAAAAATAGTGGGGACCGTCCTATTCAAGTAGGTTCACACTATCACTTTTTTGAAGCCAATCCAGCGTTGTCATTCCATCGCGCTGAAGCTTATGGGAAGCATTTAGACATTCCAGCAGGGGCAGCAGTTCGTTTTGAACCCGGAGATGAAAAAGCAATACGCCTTGTGCGTTATGCAGGTGAGCAAAAAATTTATGGTTTCCATGGAGAAGTAGATGGTCCGCTTGACCAATCTCGGATTACAGCTCCTAATATGAAAGAGGGAAGTGACATGAAATGAGTTTTAAAATGACTGAATCACAATATACGAGCCTCTATGGCCCAACGGTAGGGGACGCTATTCGATTAGGAGATACGAATCTTTTTGCCAAAATTGAAAAAGACTACGCTAACTATGGTGATGAAGTGGCATTTGGTGGCGGTAAATCCATTCGAGATGGCATGGGACAAAACCCAAATGCGACGCGTGATCATAAAAAAGTAGCAGATTTAGTAATTACGAATGCAGTTATTATTGATTATGACAAAGTGGTTAAAGGCGATATCGGTGTAAAAAATGGGTATATCATGAAAATTGGTAAAGCCGGCAATCCAGATATCATGGATGACGTGGATATTATTATTGGTGCATCAACCGAAATCATTGCAGCAGAAGGAAGTATTATTACAGCAGGTGGGATTGATACACACGTCCATTTTATTAATCCGGAACAGTCAGAAATCGCTTTAGAAAGTGGTGTGACAACACAAATTGGTGGCGGCACAGGTGCAACAGAAGGAACTAAAGCAACAACAGTGACACCAGGTCCTTGGCATATCCATCGTATGTTACAAGCAGCAGAAAATTTACCAGTGAATATAGGATTTACAGGTAAAGGGCAAGCAGTAAACCACACTGCATTAGTAGAACAAATTCATGCAGGTGTTATTGGATTAAAAGTGCACGAAGACTGGGGAGCAACCCCTTCTGCATTGCGTCATGCGCTTGCAGTCGCAGATGAATATGACATTCAAATTGCACTTCATGCGGATACGCTAAATGAAGCAGGTTTCATGGAAGATACGATGGAAGCAATTGGCGATAAAGTTTTACATATGTACCATACAGAAGGCGCAGGTGGCGGACATGCTCCAGACTTAATAAAGGCAGCAGGCTACCCTAACATTTTACCTTCTTCTACCAATCCTACATTACCCTATACGCACAATACTGTAGATGAACATTTAGATATGGTTATGATTACACATCATCTTAACGCGTCTATTCCAGAAGATGTAGCATTTGCAGATTCGCGTATTCGTAAAGAAACAATTGCGGCTGAAGACGTTTTACAAGATATGGGTGTATTTAGCATGATTAGTTCAGATTCTCAGGCTATGGGACGTGTTGGAGAAGTCATTACACGAACATGGCAGGTGGCACATCGTATGAAAGAACAACGTGGTGCACTCAAGGTAGATAGTGAATACAATGATAATCATCGTATTCGCCGTTATATTGCTAAATATACAATTAATCCTGCAATCACTCACGGTATTGCAGAATATGTAGGTTCAGTCGACGAAGGTAAACTTGCAGATTTAGTAATGTGGGACCCACGTTTCTTTGGTGTGAAGCCGACAATGGTTATTAAAGGTGGATTAATCAATGTCGCGATTAATGGTGATGCAAATGGTTCTATTCCGACCGCAGAACCTGTTAAATATCGTCCTATGTATGGACAGTATGGTGGGAACATGCAAAGTACGTCAATGACGTTTGTCTCTCAAGTCGCTTATCAAAATGGTATCCGACGTACTTTAGACCTCAAACGTCAGATTCGTCCTGTAAAAAACATTCGTCAACTTTCTAAAAAGGATATGGTGAATAATGACGCTTTACCAAAACTAGACGTTGATCCAGAAACATATGAAGTATTTGTAGATGGCGAGAAAATTACAAGTGAAGCTGCGACGGAGTTGCCATTGACACAACGCTATTTCTTATTCTGATGTTTATATAAATAAGTTAAAAGCAAGTATCTACAATTTTGATTTCCCCAACCAAAATTGTAGGTATTTTTTATTTATCAAAAAAACAACGTAGCTAAACAAGGAATGAAAATTAAAATATGGTATTGAAAAATTATTTCTCAGTTGGTAAATTAAAAAGAGCTTAAAAATTTAATAAGGGTGTGTAAAACATATGAAGAAAGCATTGACGTTATTGTTTTTGTCGTTATTACTTGTTGCATGCGGTAATGGTGAAGAAAAAGAAAACACTATTGAAACACTTGAACTATCTAAAGCGGAAAAATACAAACCAGATGGAGAATTTAAAGATAAAAAAGTAATTAGAAAAGATTTTGAAATTGAATTTGAAAAGTTGGAGTTTCCTGAAGGTAAAAATATAGATGATAAAAATATAAAGGCAGCTTCATTTGAATACAGTGTGAAAAACAAACAAGACAAAAAGATTTATCCTTCTTCAGCTTGGATTACAAGTATAGATGTTTATCAGGTTATCAATGGTAAAGAGAAAGAATTAAAACCTACGATAATGAAAGACGACCGTAGAATTAAAGATTTCCCTGATACTCACGTTGAAATCAAAAAAGGCGGTAAAGCTAAGGGCTTTAAAACTTTTGAATTAATAGACAAGACAAGTCCAATCATCATCGTTGCTAAAAATAGTGAGTACGAAACGATTGGTGCGAAAAAAATCGAATTAAAAGAAAAGAAATCTAACCAAATCTAAAAAGGGGAATATCAAATGAAAAAGTTATTGAGTGCACTATGTGTATCTGTAATTATTTTGAGTGGTTGCGATATTATGGGCAATAGTAAAAAAGAAACAGAAGAAGAAAATATCGGAGAAGGTTATTTTAAAGAAGATACCCTTAAAACGAAAGAGGCCGAATTTAAAATTAAAGAAACGAAATTAGTGGAATCATTCTCTCAAGATGATGACGAGGGCCCTTATATTGCTTTTATTTATGAGTATACAAATAAAAGTAAAGAAAATAAATCTGCAAGTAAGGAATGGGATGATTATTTCGAAGCGCATAACGATGACAAAAATGTTGAAAAACGTTTATTTTCTGGTTATGTAAGTGTTAGTGATAAAGACTCTAAATACTATAAGTATAAAGAAAACGGTGATTTATTAGTTAAGCCAAAAGATAATGTCACTTCTATGATGATTTATAAAATTGACAAGAAGGAAGGCAAAGTTATCTTGCGTGGTCATACGAGCGATAAGACGAGTGACAGTGAATCTAAAACATTAGGTGAAAAAGTAATTAATATCAAAAAATAATTGCACGATTTAAAGCTACCAAAGTGAAGTGAAATACTTCTTTGGTAGCTTTTATTTACACTAATTTTGCATCATTATGCATTTGGCAATTGCACATAGTTTTATTTAATGATGAAGAGAAAAGATGTAGTGATATAAGCCTAGCAAAAGAAGAGGTTTAATATATAAAATTTATGCATAACTCAGAAATTAAAGAATATCTTGTATAGTTAATTTAGACATGATAAATTTAGAACTATGTTTTACCAACGTAATAATTCCGATTTATAAAGAGAAGAATAGGGGTATACACATGATCTTATCTGATAATGATATTAAAGCGTATATTGAATCCGGAATACTTGAAGTAACACCTTATCATGCTCAACATGTAGAGCCAGCATCAATGGACCTAACATTAGCTGAACATTTTTTGAAGCCACTACCGCCTGAAAAGGGGACACAAAAATTAAGTGAGCCAATTAAATATGAAACGCTATATCAAGAACGTATAACGATACCTGCACATGGTTTTATTTTAGCGACGACAGAGGAGTATTTAAAATTGCCTAACCACTTAACAGGTTTCGTGGAAGGACGTAGTTCGATAGGTCGAGCAGGATTATTTATACAAAATGCGGGATGGGTTGATCCTGGCTTCGAAGGGGCAATTACTTTAGAGCTTTATAATGCCAATGATTTTCCACTTGAGATTGAAAAAGGACAACGTATTTGTCAAATTGTTTTAGCAGAGACTAAAACAACACCAGACGCAGTTTATACTGGAAAGTATCAAGGTCAAGCGACGACTACAGGAAGTCGTGTGTTTAGGGACTGGATGAAGGATGGTGGCTACTAATGGAAATCGTGGTGATGACAGGTTTTTTAGGTGGAGGTAAAACATCTACGTTGAACTTTTTGATTCAAGATGCGATTGATCAAGGACAGCAACCAGCCGTTATTATGAATGATTTTGGTGAACGTAGCGTGGATCAATATTTCATTCATGAAGAGATACATATTAAGGCGTTGACGAATGGCTATATTTGTTGCACATTTAAAAATGATGTCGCTTCACAACTACATGAAATTTATTTAGAACATCAACCTGATATTGTCTTTATAGAATGTAGTGGCCTTGCGCATCCTTTAGAAGTATATGACGCATGTTTAACACCAGTGCTAACTCCTATCGTAGAACGTATGCGTATTATTGGTGTGATGGATGCCTCTGTGTATTTGAATAAAGAGGACTATCCACAAGATATTCAAAATTTAATTGTGGAACAAACGCAATTTTGTAGTCACCTTATTTTAAATAAAATTGATTTAATGGATACGGACACATTACTAGAAGTAGTCAATCAATTAGAAGCGGATTATCCTGAAATCCCATATGTGTTGACGCAATATGGTGAAGTGACATTAAATGAAATGCCTGAACAAGCAGTGGTGCAACAAGAAAAACGTTCGAAAACACATGGTGCGTTGACACAATGCTTTCATGAATTTCATAAACCAATCAAGCAATCTGCCTTAGTTGAAGGTCTAAAACAACTTGAAGGACAAGTGTATCGTGTTAAAGGTTTTGTATGGGTTGAAGGGATGGATCAACCTTGCATTATGCAGTATGTACCAGGGCATTTAGAACTTAGGCCTTGTAATATCGATATGCCTTCGTATTTAGTCGTGATAGGTCACGAGATTTGTCCAAAAAAAGTGAATAGTACGTTCGATGGTATCGAACTAGCTTCTTAACGGTGTTTAAATAGAGCGTGAGACGATGAAATCAAATCGATTTCTGTCTCA
Coding sequences within it:
- the ureC gene encoding urease subunit alpha; translation: MSFKMTESQYTSLYGPTVGDAIRLGDTNLFAKIEKDYANYGDEVAFGGGKSIRDGMGQNPNATRDHKKVADLVITNAVIIDYDKVVKGDIGVKNGYIMKIGKAGNPDIMDDVDIIIGASTEIIAAEGSIITAGGIDTHVHFINPEQSEIALESGVTTQIGGGTGATEGTKATTVTPGPWHIHRMLQAAENLPVNIGFTGKGQAVNHTALVEQIHAGVIGLKVHEDWGATPSALRHALAVADEYDIQIALHADTLNEAGFMEDTMEAIGDKVLHMYHTEGAGGGHAPDLIKAAGYPNILPSSTNPTLPYTHNTVDEHLDMVMITHHLNASIPEDVAFADSRIRKETIAAEDVLQDMGVFSMISSDSQAMGRVGEVITRTWQVAHRMKEQRGALKVDSEYNDNHRIRRYIAKYTINPAITHGIAEYVGSVDEGKLADLVMWDPRFFGVKPTMVIKGGLINVAINGDANGSIPTAEPVKYRPMYGQYGGNMQSTSMTFVSQVAYQNGIRRTLDLKRQIRPVKNIRQLSKKDMVNNDALPKLDVDPETYEVFVDGEKITSEAATELPLTQRYFLF
- a CDS encoding urease subunit beta, with translation MKPGEIIVQSTEVIINEGREITQITVKNSGDRPIQVGSHYHFFEANPALSFHRAEAYGKHLDIPAGAAVRFEPGDEKAIRLVRYAGEQKIYGFHGEVDGPLDQSRITAPNMKEGSDMK
- the dcd gene encoding dCTP deaminase, producing MILSDNDIKAYIESGILEVTPYHAQHVEPASMDLTLAEHFLKPLPPEKGTQKLSEPIKYETLYQERITIPAHGFILATTEEYLKLPNHLTGFVEGRSSIGRAGLFIQNAGWVDPGFEGAITLELYNANDFPLEIEKGQRICQIVLAETKTTPDAVYTGKYQGQATTTGSRVFRDWMKDGGY
- a CDS encoding DUF5067 domain-containing protein, with translation MKKLLSALCVSVIILSGCDIMGNSKKETEEENIGEGYFKEDTLKTKEAEFKIKETKLVESFSQDDDEGPYIAFIYEYTNKSKENKSASKEWDDYFEAHNDDKNVEKRLFSGYVSVSDKDSKYYKYKENGDLLVKPKDNVTSMMIYKIDKKEGKVILRGHTSDKTSDSESKTLGEKVINIKK
- a CDS encoding DUF5067 domain-containing protein, whose amino-acid sequence is MKKALTLLFLSLLLVACGNGEEKENTIETLELSKAEKYKPDGEFKDKKVIRKDFEIEFEKLEFPEGKNIDDKNIKAASFEYSVKNKQDKKIYPSSAWITSIDVYQVINGKEKELKPTIMKDDRRIKDFPDTHVEIKKGGKAKGFKTFELIDKTSPIIIVAKNSEYETIGAKKIELKEKKSNQI
- a CDS encoding CobW family GTP-binding protein → MEIVVMTGFLGGGKTSTLNFLIQDAIDQGQQPAVIMNDFGERSVDQYFIHEEIHIKALTNGYICCTFKNDVASQLHEIYLEHQPDIVFIECSGLAHPLEVYDACLTPVLTPIVERMRIIGVMDASVYLNKEDYPQDIQNLIVEQTQFCSHLILNKIDLMDTDTLLEVVNQLEADYPEIPYVLTQYGEVTLNEMPEQAVVQQEKRSKTHGALTQCFHEFHKPIKQSALVEGLKQLEGQVYRVKGFVWVEGMDQPCIMQYVPGHLELRPCNIDMPSYLVVIGHEICPKKVNSTFDGIELAS
- a CDS encoding urease subunit gamma — its product is MNFTQREQDKLMIVVAADLARRRKARGLKLNHPEAVALISYEILEGARDGKSVAELMSYGREILSKDDVMDGVDAMVTDIEIEATFPDGTKLVTIHHPIV
- a CDS encoding ABC transporter permease — encoded protein: MSNFNNIIHVALRSIMKNKRRNIFTMIGIIIGIAAVITIMALGNGFKESANEQFDDAGASKDTVLVDFIDKHLEQGGQPANTNPFTASDLDLTRQVKGVTNASIKTNNKNGLTSEAKSTDKKSDITIKSPKSATDVQEGAGYTSDENEIAERVATISSDVAESLFKGKAVGKTIYIDGMDFKVAGIQDDMMVPNLVQIPPQTVKRYLPNLKPSMPQLEIKFNGATNKKEVANAVADKLNKNGSAAGDGTYQYTDMEALMKNINKVFDGITYFVAAVAGISLFIAGIGVMNVMYISVAERTEEIAIRRAFGAKGRDIEMQFLIESIILCLIGGIIGLLIGIGIAAIVDALTPDYIRSSVTFGSVLLAVGVSTFIGIVFGWVPARAASKKELIDIIK
- the yut gene encoding urea transporter, giving the protein MKNISQVVLLENVWTGLLILIALWIGDWKVGLAAMIGSTLSLLTAPWFGYTKREIHAGLAGFNSVLVAIALTLFMVMTWQTFIVCLIATIVVMPVAKAIQTVLKRFEIPELTTPFVIMSWIVLLMKPQFEFLKSTIKVLPLKNVVTIDLTEPVHPIAAFFNSMSQIFLVENVLSGILIIVAFFVASRRVGFFVIIANLLSLLFVYTLGSDITSLNHGLFGYNLILSIIAISVTFKKLTHLNRYLMFLLVVILTPMVYGATTTFLEPFGIPILTLPFILVTWLLLLAGQKQPENHKKGAGQKSI
- a CDS encoding cation diffusion facilitator family transporter, which translates into the protein MQRNYYFHHVEHRKRQKSSKKTLWISLIITLFFTIVEFVGGILSNSLALLSDSFHMLSDVIALGLSMVAIYFASRKPTGKYTFGYLRFEIIAAFLNGLALAIISLWIFYEAIMRIIYPKPVESGLMLVIATIGLIVNIVLTIILMRSLKNENNINIQSALWHFIGDLLNSVGVIVAVVLIYFTGIQMIDPILSMIIAVIILRGGYKIMKNAAFILMESVPAHLDTDEIMDDMKSVDQVLDVHEFHLWSITTEHYSLSAHVVLDSKSGQDAYETINKLERLLKEKYGLAHTTLQIEHLEMNHLDEAYFSDIK